A region of the Deltaproteobacteria bacterium genome:
CTGCCACCGCTGCTGGTCGCGCCGCTGATGCCGGCAATGAATGTCGCTGACTGTCCGCTCCCGATTCGGATGATGTTTGAATCGCCCGCCGTGCCACCGTGGCCGATCATGATGTTGTTGTTGCCCGTGGTGAGGTTCACGCCGGCGCCGTTGCCAAGGGCGGCGTTGCTGCTACCGCTCGTCAAATTGTAAAGCGCGGCTTGCCCCACGGCGGCGTTGTTGATGCCGGTGTCATTCTTGTAAAGGGCCTGGCGCCCAACGGCGGCATTCCAGGAGCCCGTCGTGTTGGCGGCCAGCGCGGAATGGCCGACGGCGACGTTGTCGCCTCCGCTCCCGGAGGTTGACAACGCCTGGGCGCCGACGGCGGTATTGCGGTTGGCCGTACTTCCCATGAGCGCACTGTGGCCGACGGCGGTGTTTTCGCTGCCGGTAGTGTTCCAATACAGCGCATTTCGGCCGACCGCGGTGTTGGAACTTCCGGACACGTTCAAATAGAGCGCGGTGACGCCCAAGACCGCATTCTCGCTGCCACTGGTGTTGCTGACCATCGCGCTGCTCCCGACTGCGCAGTTCGAAGCCCCGTTCATGTTGTACACGAGCGCGCCTGATCCGACGGCCGTGTTGTTCGATCCGGTGGAGTTGTTGGCGAGGGTACGGAAGCCAAATGCAGAGTTGCTCCCCGCGGCCGTGGTGTTGGTCAATGCGCCTGCACCAACGGCCGTGTTCTGATCGCCCGTGTTGAGAAGTTTGAGCGCCTCAGCGCCCACCGCGGTGTTGCCGCCGGCGGAGGTGTTGTTCGCCAGGGCTGAGGAGCCAACGGCCGTGTTGGAATCACCGGTATTATCCTCCAATGCACTGTCGCCGACTGCCACGTTCTGAGACCCGATGACATTATCGTTCAGCGCCAAGACCCCGACCGCGGTGTTGTTGCTGCCGGTGGTATTGTTCTGGAGCGCAGCCGAGCCAAGAGCGGAATTGTAGGTGCCCGTATCGTTCATTTGGAGGGCGGCCGCGCCGACGGCCGTATTGTCCGACGCGGTGGTGTTGCTGTTGAGCGCGTTCATGCCCACGGCGGTGTTGGTGCCACCCGTGCTGTTGTTGGTGAGTGCCCCGAAACCCACGGCGGTGTTGGCGTTCCCGGTCAGATTGCCGAACAGCGCATTCACGCCAAATGCGGAGTTGTTACTGCCGGTAGTATTCGTGTTCATGGCGGACAGACCTACTGCAGTGTTGGCGCCGCCCGTCGTGTTCGAAGAGAGTGCGTAGGCGCCGACCTGCGTGTTGCTGCCGCCGGTGTTCGTCCCGAAATTGATGTCCACGTTGCGCAACCCGCCATCCGCCACGTCAGCGCCAGTGATGGTACCGTCGACAATGTTCGACGACGTGACCTGCCCGCCGATCAGGGTCACTTCGAGTTGCGGTATTTGGCTCGTGCTGATGTTCTCCTTGGAGTCGAGCTTGATGTTTAAGCCCACCCCAGCCGTCGGTACCAGCGCCAAGCCATTGTTGGTCAGCGACCCGTTGAGCCACGCCTTCACCGCGTTGGTGACGTCGACGGTGATGAAGTCTTTCTTCTCTGCCGGCGTCACGGGTACGGCGGACTGCTCGGTGGTGCCCAGCGTCGGGGCCACGGCGTAGGTGACCGTCGATTCCGTCCATGCCGAGGTGAGCCGCACGACATCGAACGCGCCGGCGAGCAAGCCGGTCACGGTGTTGGGATACAGCGTCAGCATCGCCTTGGCGACGTCGTTGCCACCGGTCCCGCTGGGCAACACCGACAGATCGAATTGCACGTAGACGTTCTTGGTGGTGAGGCTGATTGGTGGCCCGGCCAGTTCGAGGCTGGTGGCAATGCCTTTGTTGCTGGTCGGGAGCGACGACACGGTGTGCGTGTCGCCGACGAGTGGCAGCAGGGTGGCCGCAGCGGGTTGCGCGAGCGAGCACAGTGCTGCGATCAAACATCCTAGGATCAGTGGGCGCGCTTGACGGGTCATCGATATCCCCTCCTTCGTGTGAGTTTCGAATGTATAGTGGTCTTCAAATCGTGCCGATGGGCCATCTCGCACTCGGGGCGGCCCTCGCTGGCTGCGCCACCATGTGACTATTCGCTCCATGTGATCGGTCCTTCCGGGCCCGGCAGGTACGCGCAGCGGTAGCCGGTCTTGATGCGGGTGGAGAGATGAAAGCCGAGCTGTGCGTCGTGCGTGCTGATTTTCTGCAACGCTGCCTTGAGGCGCTTGGTGACGGCCGTGCGCGCTTGTTCGCGACTGCTCTCATCCAACGGCTTGGGGCCCCCGGCCCAAGACGAGAGATCGAGGACCGAGTAGTACTCGCCCGGATGGTGCAGGAGGTGCGCGAGATACTGCAGCCCCTTGCGGTCGCGGAGCCGCAACACGTTGCCTTGATAGGCGATCGTCCAATACTCGCCCTCGCGGCGGAAGGTGAACAAGTCCTGGCTGTCGGTCATGCGATGTCGTTCCCGCAGGTTCCTCCCGGC
Encoded here:
- a CDS encoding DNRLRE domain-containing protein encodes the protein MTRQARPLILGCLIAALCSLAQPAAATLLPLVGDTHTVSSLPTSNKGIATSLELAGPPISLTTKNVYVQFDLSVLPSGTGGNDVAKAMLTLYPNTVTGLLAGAFDVVRLTSAWTESTVTYAVAPTLGTTEQSAVPVTPAEKKDFITVDVTNAVKAWLNGSLTNNGLALVPTAGVGLNIKLDSKENISTSQIPQLEVTLIGGQVTSSNIVDGTITGADVADGGLRNVDINFGTNTGGSNTQVGAYALSSNTTGGANTAVGLSAMNTNTTGSNNSAFGVNALFGNLTGNANTAVGFGALTNNSTGGTNTAVGMNALNSNTTASDNTAVGAAALQMNDTGTYNSALGSAALQNNTTGSNNTAVGVLALNDNVIGSQNVAVGDSALEDNTGDSNTAVGSSALANNTSAGGNTAVGAEALKLLNTGDQNTAVGAGALTNTTAAGSNSAFGFRTLANNSTGSNNTAVGSGALVYNMNGASNCAVGSSAMVSNTSGSENAVLGVTALYLNVSGSSNTAVGRNALYWNTTGSENTAVGHSALMGSTANRNTAVGAQALSTSGSGGDNVAVGHSALAANTTGSWNAAVGRQALYKNDTGINNAAVGQAALYNLTSGSSNAALGNGAGVNLTTGNNNIMIGHGGTAGDSNIIRIGSGQSATFIAGISGATSSGGSTVYVNGSGQLGTSTSSRRYKTDIRDLGDTSSKLMQLHPVAFRYKPEIDPEGHAEYGLIAEEVAQVMPELIVTDNEGRPNVVRYHLLVPMLLNEVQKQQRVQQMQAEQINSLRAHQVVLSELRRENTELTSENAALRDRLSKIEQVVEQLAAEAAARPTRLAHYDVVTPQQ